Proteins found in one Magnolia sinica isolate HGM2019 chromosome 5, MsV1, whole genome shotgun sequence genomic segment:
- the LOC131246956 gene encoding uncharacterized protein LOC131246956, with amino-acid sequence MEVYIDNMLVKSIKATDHATDLEKIFLILRRYKIKLNPSKCAFGVCSGKFLGFLISQRGIEANSEKIKPLLNMESPKTIKDVQRLTERIKEYLRSPPLLSKPEPGEPLLIYLAVFDAAISLALIRKHEGKQLPVYYISKALVSTEMRYRTLKKVALTLRPESSGRLTKWAVELSEFDIHYKPQTVIKGQALADFIVEVTVQPTIPIADLAESSDRFPPNPPFWSIYIDGSSNSKASGARVVLETLDHTVIQYALRLGFQASNNIAEYKALLLGLQLAASLGVTHLNMYSDSQLVVNQIAGIYQVRKERLKAYLAKARKMITGFHQCSATWIPRAENVKADLPTKLALADEDDIPRSIPIEFVAEPSIGGTESSTLLPIDSEPS; translated from the exons ATGGAAGTTTATATTGacaacatgctcgtcaaaagcattaaAGCGACCGACCATGCAACCGATCTGGAGAAAATTTTTCTCATCTTACGAAGGTATAAGATAAAGCTTAATCCGAGCAAATGCGCATTCGGCGTATGCTCAGGCAAATTCCTTGGATTCTTAATCAGTCAAAGGGGAATCGAAGCTAATTCAGAAAAGATTAAACCTCTGCTCAACATGGAGTCCCCTAAGACGATCAAGGACGTTCAGCGACTGACTGAAAGA ATCAAGGAATATTTGAGATCGCCACCATTGCTTTCTAAGCCCGAGCCAGGCGAGCCGTTACTGATTTATCTAGCAGTATTTGATGCAGCTATAAGCTTGGCCCTGATCCGCAAGCATGAAGGCAAACAACTCCCCGTCTACTACATCAGCAAGGCCCTCGTCTCGACAGAAATGAGATATCGGACCCTGAAAAAAGTGGCCTTGACCCTG AGACCAGAGTCTTCCGGGAGACTAACAAAATGGGCAGTTGAACttagtgaatttgacattcattACAAACCCCAGACCGTAATTAAAGGACAAGCCTTGGCAGACTTTATCGTCGAAGTCACAGTGCAACCGACAATTCCTATCGCTGACTTAGCAGAGTCGTCTGATCGCTTCCCTCCCAACCCTCCCTTTTGGTCTATCTACATTgacggctcatccaactctaaggcaagcggggcaagGGTAGTCCTAGAAACTCTTGATCACACAGTCAttcagtatgccttaagacttggatttcaggCTTCTAATAATATAGCCGAATATAAGGCTCTCCTTCTCGGACTCCAGCTAGCAGCCAGTCTAGGGGTCACTCATCTGAACATGTATAGCGACTCCCAACTAGTCGTCAATCAAATAGCTGGTATATATCAAGTCAGGAAGGAAAGACTAAAAGCTTATCTTGCAAAGGCCAGAAAGATGATCACTGGGTTCCATCAATGCTCTGCTACCTGGATCCCAAGGGCTGAGAATGTTAAAGCCGACCTACCAACAAAGCTTGCCTTAGCTGACGAAGATGACATTCCTAGATCCATTCCTATCGAATTCGTGGCCGAGCCAAGCATTGGGGGAACCGAGTCTTCCACCTTACTCCCTATTGATTCTGAACCGTCTTAG